A window of Argopecten irradians isolate NY chromosome 1, Ai_NY, whole genome shotgun sequence contains these coding sequences:
- the LOC138317432 gene encoding uncharacterized protein yields MADSCRPVSRHGRYHAPGRNVNTSSRYTDDIPSYSTIDYVDQEDVYQLKQQAVTMDIDSMERPKTSTGRRNRPKSRMGRTPVQPRFEAEDENQGRPASRRGYTPETYKRHDYDEYSRQTLTLDSQISSDDSSGLSPPTSPAGRQGSPVQMRPSPAPQSRPRQSPFGERMQMSPSNRQQRLSGFQSPALTPSPQQRPMSANRFRTSPSENFTRNSPADRINQSAGDTAYSQLRRKSSGSMRSSFSRDSSRRDQPHYGNENYIEDTSSYYHERPPSPSTNHPTSNQDYDGYYINQDTGYDRNQESYQGYERTDQENIYHQENKKQRSSARAKSGKKRRPPGSARKKQNMLDTEPESVIENLPTPATMRPTSSLTRYKLLPAIGTPQAPRRDEMSLDSLSLKTKRMDLSHEEQYSSTKEPLSAGHTTDQPYSRSLYRSESDFSEEQRSKGHSVSSEDPDNRLLPDYQGAEEMSSNQGNSVSQESSIFIPHKLPVEPSDGETRILLAVRLLDGSRKQRYFRVTDKLEVVLQFAENCVNCALSLYDLVRNMPRVVYTDLNVLVGEADLEDRTVLYLEEKDS; encoded by the exons ATGTCTATCAGCTGAAACAACAAGCAGTTACCATGGATATAGACTCCATGGAGAGGCCAAAGACCAGCACTGGACGGAGAAATCGTCCAAAATCGAGGATGGGCAGAACACCTGTTCAACCAAGATTTGAAGCAGAGGATGAAAATCAAGGCAGGCCGGCGTCAAGAAGGGGTTATACCCCTGAAACATATAAAAG ACATGACTATGATGAATACTCACGCCAGACTCTGACACTAGACAGCCAGATTAGTTCAGATGATAGTAGTGGACTGAGTCCCCCTACATCTCCAGCTGGACGTCAAGGTTCTCCTGTCCAAATGCGTCCAAGCCCTGCACCACAGTCAAGACCACGGCAAAGTCCTTTTGGAGAGAGAATGCAAATGTCTCCATCAAACAGACAGCAGAGATTATCTGGATTTCAAAGTCCAGCATTGACACCTAGTCCACAACAACGTCCAATGTCAGCTAACAGGTTTAGAACATCTCCCTCAGAAAACTTCACCAGAAATTCTCCAGCCGATAGGATTAATCAGTCTGCAGGAGATACTGCCTATTCACAGTTAAGGCGGAAAAGTTCAGGTTCAATGCGTTCTTCGTTTTCTCGAGATTCTAGCAGACGGGACCAGCCTCAttatggaaatgaaaattacatcGAAGACACTTCATCTTATTACCACGAAAGACCACCATCACCCTCCACAAATCATCCAACATCAAATCAGGATTACGATGGTTATTATATAAACCAAGATACTGGATATGACAGAAATCAGGAATCGTATCAAGGATATGAACGGACTGACCAGGAAAATATATACCATCAGGAGAACAAAAAACAGAGATCTTCAGCAAGAGCTAAATCAGGTAAAAAGCGTCGACCTCCAGGCAGTGCtagaaagaaacaaaatatgctGGATACAGAACCAGAATCTGTTATTG AAAACCTGCCCACACCTGCCACGATGAGACCTACTTCATCCTTGACACGTTACAAACTGCTACCTGCCATTGGTACACCACAAGCTCCGCGCCGTGATGAAATGTCCCTGGATTCTCTTTCGCTAAAAACCAAAAGAATGGACTTAAGTCATGAGGAACAATACTCATCGACAAAAGAACCACTATCTGCAGGCCATACAACAGACCAGCCTTACTCTCGGTCCCTCTATAGATCTGAAAGTGACTTTTCTGAGGAACAGAGGTCAAAAGGTCATTCTGTTTCATCAGAAGATCCGGACAATAGATTATTACCAGATTACCAAGGAGCTGAGGAAATGTCTAGTAACCAGGGTAATTCGGTTTCACAGGAGAGTTCCATTTTCATACCTCATAAACTACCTGTAGAACCCTCAGATGGGGAGACTCGAATTCTATTGGCTGTGCGATTACTTGATGGATCTCGTAAACAACGCTACTTCAGGGTCACAGACAAGCTTGAAGTGGTTTTACAATTCGCAGAGAACTGTGTGAACTGTGCATTGTCCTTGTACGACCTTGTAAGAAATATGCCGCGTGTTGTGTATACAGATTTAAACGTGCTGGTAGGAGAGGCTGATTTGGAAGACAGGACAGTTTTATATCTGGAGGAGAAAGATTCTTAG